From a region of the uncultured Draconibacterium sp. genome:
- a CDS encoding UDP-glucose--hexose-1-phosphate uridylyltransferase — protein MSFNIEDHPHKRYNPLNGDWILVSPHRAKRPWQGQVEKPVVEERPKYDPNCYLCAGNERAGGKVNPDYKGTFVFTNDFSALLTDTPEGGIDDGELFQAQSESGICKVICFSEDHSLTIPEMEVADIRNVVNLWCEQYAELGENPTINYVQIFENKGAIMGCSNPHPHGQIWSSKGIPTEPAKESKTQKEYFEKHGKTMLLDYVNAELEKKERLLDQNDSFVALIPFWAVWPFEAMIISKRPVQSILELTDKERTDFADIYKKLTVMYDNLFETSFAYSAGLHQAPTDGEDHPEWHLHMHFYPPLLRSASVKKFMVGYEMLGTPQRDITAEGAAKRLRDLPKTHFKTN, from the coding sequence ATGAGTTTTAACATAGAAGACCATCCGCATAAAAGATATAACCCATTAAATGGCGATTGGATTCTTGTGTCGCCACATAGGGCAAAACGCCCCTGGCAGGGACAGGTTGAAAAACCGGTTGTTGAAGAACGACCAAAATACGATCCGAATTGTTACCTCTGCGCAGGTAACGAAAGAGCCGGAGGAAAAGTTAATCCCGATTATAAAGGAACCTTTGTATTTACCAACGATTTTAGTGCTTTACTAACCGATACTCCTGAAGGAGGTATTGATGATGGCGAACTGTTTCAGGCGCAAAGCGAGAGTGGCATTTGTAAAGTAATTTGCTTTAGCGAAGATCACAGCCTTACTATTCCTGAGATGGAAGTTGCCGATATTCGTAATGTTGTAAACCTGTGGTGTGAGCAATACGCTGAACTGGGCGAAAATCCAACTATCAATTACGTTCAGATATTTGAGAATAAAGGCGCAATTATGGGCTGTTCAAATCCGCATCCGCACGGGCAGATCTGGTCGTCGAAAGGAATTCCTACTGAACCAGCAAAAGAAAGCAAAACACAAAAAGAATATTTCGAAAAGCATGGGAAAACCATGTTACTCGACTATGTAAACGCAGAACTGGAAAAGAAAGAGCGTTTGCTTGATCAGAATGACTCGTTTGTGGCATTAATTCCGTTTTGGGCGGTTTGGCCATTCGAGGCAATGATTATCAGTAAACGACCGGTTCAAAGTATTCTGGAATTGACCGATAAAGAGCGAACCGATTTTGCAGATATCTACAAAAAGTTAACCGTAATGTACGATAACCTTTTTGAAACATCTTTTGCTTATTCTGCCGGTTTGCACCAGGCACCAACCGATGGCGAAGACCATCCAGAGTGGCATTTACACATGCATTTTTACCCACCATTATTGCGCTCGGCAAGCGTTAAGAAGTTTATGGTTGGTTACGAAATGCTTGGAACTCCGCAACGCGATATCACTGCAGAGGGGGCAGCCAAAAGGTTACGTGATTTGCCTAAAACTCACTTTAAAACGAATTAA
- a CDS encoding MFS transporter, which translates to MEAKKQNYTVPIIMMILLFGMIAFVTNLAAPMGVVLKSQFNVGNLQGMLGNAANFIAYAVMGIPGGLLLQKIGYKKTALIAIAVGFIGVGIQYLSGHVSEGSAFTVYLIGAFVAGFSMTLLNTVVNPMLNTLGGEGNKGNQLIQVGGSFNSVMATFTPAFVGILIGSQVANARITDIFPVMYIALGIFALAFFVLMAVNIPEPHVSAAKDSIKSLMTGAMQFRHFIFGAIGIFVYVGVEVGVPGTLIFWLTDPSSAIAMDAGTAGSVAGTYWLLMLAGRLIGASIGSKVSSKTMLTFASFVGMVLVLLAILLPTSTMVSMPGFQVQGSSLSFVFAEVPINAMFLVLVGLCTSIMWGGIFNLAVEGLGKYVAAASGIFMTLVVGGGLLPLAQNAVADGLGFQPSYWVPFLGLAYLFFYATIGSKVTKRAESVKL; encoded by the coding sequence ATGGAAGCTAAAAAACAAAATTACACAGTTCCTATTATTATGATGATCCTGCTGTTTGGTATGATTGCATTCGTTACCAATCTGGCAGCTCCAATGGGTGTTGTGTTAAAATCTCAGTTTAACGTTGGTAACTTACAAGGGATGTTGGGTAATGCCGCAAACTTTATCGCATATGCTGTGATGGGAATCCCAGGTGGTCTTTTACTTCAGAAAATTGGTTATAAAAAGACCGCATTAATTGCAATTGCAGTTGGATTTATTGGCGTTGGAATTCAATATTTGTCAGGTCATGTAAGTGAAGGTTCTGCATTTACTGTTTACCTGATCGGTGCATTTGTTGCAGGTTTCTCAATGACTTTGTTAAACACTGTTGTAAACCCAATGCTTAATACCCTTGGTGGCGAAGGTAACAAAGGTAACCAGTTAATTCAGGTTGGAGGTTCGTTCAACTCAGTAATGGCTACTTTTACTCCTGCCTTTGTAGGTATTTTAATTGGATCGCAAGTTGCTAATGCACGTATTACCGATATTTTCCCTGTGATGTACATCGCACTGGGTATTTTTGCTTTGGCTTTCTTTGTGCTGATGGCAGTTAATATTCCGGAACCTCACGTTAGTGCAGCAAAAGATTCAATCAAAAGTCTGATGACAGGCGCTATGCAATTCCGTCATTTCATTTTCGGAGCTATCGGAATTTTTGTTTACGTAGGTGTTGAAGTAGGTGTGCCGGGAACACTTATTTTCTGGTTAACAGACCCAAGTTCTGCTATTGCGATGGATGCGGGTACCGCAGGTTCTGTAGCCGGTACTTATTGGTTGTTAATGCTTGCTGGTCGTTTGATTGGAGCATCTATAGGTAGTAAAGTTTCAAGTAAAACGATGTTAACTTTTGCTTCATTTGTTGGTATGGTACTGGTTCTTTTGGCAATTTTATTACCTACATCAACCATGGTAAGTATGCCAGGATTCCAGGTTCAAGGTAGTTCATTATCATTTGTATTCGCTGAAGTTCCGATTAATGCGATGTTCCTTGTTCTGGTAGGATTATGTACATCAATTATGTGGGGTGGTATATTTAATCTAGCTGTTGAAGGCTTGGGTAAATATGTTGCTGCTGCTTCCGGTATTTTTATGACACTTGTTGTGGGTGGCGGATTACTTCCTTTGGCACAAAATGCTGTTGCTGACGGTTTAGGATTCCAGCCTTCGTACTGGGTACCATTCTTAGGATTGGCTTACCTGTTCTTCTATGCAACAATTGGAAGTAAAGTAACTAAACGTGCTGAAAGCGTTAAACTTTAA
- a CDS encoding AMP-binding protein: MKTIVALFETAVANYPDNPYLWEKTNGEYQPTTYKQTREKVLDLAAGLIQLGFKKGDRAALIADGRNDWIISELGMLYAGGINVPLSIRLQNNELAFRIKHSGSKYIFVSKLHAEKVEEIRDELPELEKVVYIDGKKNPGKNDIDYKELLAAGAKFRKENTELTEQVWKEIEPDDVANISYTSGTTADPKGIMLTHLNYAANVVQSNSLLDLQSEWITLAILPWDHAFAHTTCLYVFMYKGASIASVEIGNSPMETLRNIPKNIQEIKPSLMMSVPAYSKTFRKNIEAGIRKKGEFLYKVFQFALKVAYAHNGYGNNRGKGWRFFLKPLYWIFDQVLFAKVREGFGGNLQFFVGGGALLDIELQRFFYAVGLPICQGYGLTEASPVISSNVPHDVVFGSSGKPVKNMEIKILDEDGNEMPTGQKGEIVIKGDNVMLGYWNNPTATADTLKNGWLHTGDMGYMASNGFLYVLGRFKSLLIGNDGEKYSPEGIEEALVDQSPYLQQVMLYNNQNPYTVGMVVPDMEAINRELKNQGIAKGSDEAAKAAIEVIQKEINEYKKGGKYEGEFPERWLPATVAVLPEAFTTDNKMLNATMKMVRDKVSAYFAKELEFLYTPAAKNIINEMNIEAIKKWMK; encoded by the coding sequence ATGAAAACCATTGTTGCGTTATTTGAAACCGCTGTTGCTAACTACCCCGATAATCCATATCTCTGGGAAAAGACAAATGGCGAATACCAACCCACTACTTACAAACAAACCCGCGAGAAAGTGCTTGACCTGGCAGCAGGATTAATTCAATTGGGGTTTAAAAAAGGTGACAGGGCTGCATTAATTGCCGATGGCCGCAACGATTGGATCATCAGCGAACTCGGAATGCTTTACGCCGGTGGTATTAACGTGCCCCTTTCTATTCGTTTGCAAAACAACGAACTGGCTTTCCGTATAAAACACAGTGGAAGTAAGTACATATTTGTATCGAAATTACATGCAGAAAAAGTTGAGGAGATTCGCGATGAATTGCCGGAGCTGGAGAAAGTAGTTTACATTGACGGCAAAAAAAACCCGGGGAAAAATGATATTGATTACAAGGAATTATTGGCTGCTGGGGCAAAATTCAGAAAAGAAAATACCGAGCTAACAGAACAAGTTTGGAAAGAAATTGAGCCGGATGATGTAGCAAATATTTCATACACATCAGGTACCACGGCCGATCCGAAAGGAATTATGCTTACCCACCTGAATTATGCGGCCAATGTGGTACAATCCAATTCACTTCTCGATTTACAATCCGAATGGATAACGCTGGCTATCTTGCCGTGGGATCACGCATTTGCACACACCACCTGTTTGTATGTGTTTATGTACAAAGGAGCAAGTATTGCATCAGTTGAAATTGGTAACTCTCCAATGGAAACTCTTCGAAATATTCCGAAAAATATTCAGGAAATTAAGCCTTCGCTCATGATGAGCGTACCTGCTTATTCAAAAACTTTCAGAAAAAACATTGAAGCGGGTATTCGCAAGAAAGGAGAATTCCTGTATAAAGTTTTTCAGTTTGCCTTAAAAGTTGCTTATGCACATAATGGCTATGGCAATAACCGTGGCAAAGGCTGGCGATTTTTTCTTAAACCACTGTATTGGATTTTCGACCAGGTACTATTTGCCAAAGTTCGTGAAGGTTTTGGTGGCAATCTGCAGTTTTTCGTTGGTGGTGGCGCATTGCTCGATATTGAACTACAACGCTTCTTTTATGCAGTTGGGTTGCCCATTTGCCAAGGGTACGGACTTACCGAGGCTTCACCGGTAATTTCGTCGAATGTACCGCATGATGTTGTCTTTGGCTCATCAGGGAAACCGGTTAAAAATATGGAAATAAAGATCCTTGACGAGGATGGCAACGAAATGCCAACCGGACAAAAAGGAGAAATTGTGATAAAAGGCGATAATGTAATGCTGGGCTACTGGAACAATCCTACCGCCACAGCCGATACCCTTAAAAATGGCTGGCTACATACGGGAGACATGGGCTATATGGCCAGCAACGGATTTCTTTATGTGTTGGGACGTTTTAAAAGTCTGCTGATCGGTAACGATGGTGAAAAATATAGCCCCGAAGGCATTGAAGAAGCTTTGGTTGATCAGTCGCCTTACCTGCAGCAGGTAATGCTTTACAATAATCAAAATCCATATACAGTCGGGATGGTTGTTCCCGACATGGAAGCGATAAACCGCGAACTGAAGAATCAGGGAATTGCAAAAGGAAGCGACGAAGCAGCTAAAGCTGCAATTGAGGTCATCCAGAAAGAAATTAATGAATACAAAAAAGGCGGAAAATACGAGGGAGAATTCCCTGAACGCTGGCTACCTGCAACGGTTGCAGTATTACCGGAGGCATTTACAACTGACAATAAAATGCTAAATGCTACGATGAAAATGGTGCGCGATAAAGTATCCGCTTATTTTGCAAAAGAACTGGAATTTCTTTACACGCCGGCCGCGAAAAATATTATAAACGAAATGAATATTGAGGCCATAAAAAAGTGGATGAAATAG
- a CDS encoding galactokinase family protein encodes MTKINTLKEKINGGDNPLFKELYGSDVAELKVQADRYAELMEEFEKTYGNDDVSLYSSPGRTEIGGNHTDHNYGRVLAGAVNLDNIAVAAKNGTNTVRIKSAGYPAFEVELSDFQPNEDEFYTSTSLVKGIAAKMKENGYEIGGFDACIEGRVPKGSGLSSSASFEVLIGAIFNALFNDGKMDAVENAIIGQWSENNYFGKPCGLMDQTACSVGGLITIDFKDPANPIVKEVDFDFVSTGFSLVITDVGGGHDDPASQAEYASLPTEMKAVAAELGANVLREVTLEQIVDKIPEIREKTGDRAILRAYHFQGDNARVVKQVEALENNDFKAFLEMVVESGYSSYMYNQNIFDVVHKDEQVVSLGLALSEMVLKGSGAWRVHGGGFGGTIQAFVPQEKLDEYVEVLEHVYGKGTCHKLFIRSKGSIKLDL; translated from the coding sequence ATGACTAAGATTAACACATTAAAAGAGAAAATTAACGGAGGAGATAATCCGTTATTTAAGGAGTTATACGGTAGCGATGTTGCCGAATTAAAAGTTCAGGCAGATCGTTATGCTGAGCTGATGGAAGAGTTTGAAAAAACTTATGGAAACGATGATGTTTCATTATATAGTTCTCCAGGTCGTACAGAAATTGGTGGAAACCACACCGACCATAACTACGGACGTGTTTTGGCAGGTGCTGTAAACCTCGATAACATTGCAGTGGCTGCTAAAAACGGAACAAACACCGTTCGAATTAAATCGGCCGGTTATCCAGCATTCGAAGTAGAGTTGAGCGATTTTCAACCTAACGAAGATGAATTCTATACATCAACTTCGCTGGTGAAAGGTATTGCCGCTAAAATGAAAGAGAATGGTTACGAGATTGGTGGTTTCGATGCCTGTATCGAAGGTCGTGTGCCAAAAGGATCAGGATTGAGTTCATCTGCATCATTCGAAGTATTGATCGGTGCTATTTTTAACGCACTTTTCAATGATGGGAAAATGGATGCTGTTGAAAATGCAATTATCGGTCAGTGGAGCGAAAACAACTATTTCGGAAAACCATGTGGTTTAATGGATCAAACAGCATGTTCGGTTGGAGGATTGATTACTATTGATTTTAAAGATCCGGCCAATCCAATTGTAAAAGAAGTTGATTTTGATTTTGTGTCAACCGGCTTTTCACTGGTAATTACCGATGTTGGTGGTGGTCACGACGATCCGGCTTCTCAGGCTGAATATGCATCGCTTCCTACCGAAATGAAAGCGGTTGCTGCCGAGCTAGGCGCAAACGTTCTTCGTGAAGTTACTTTGGAGCAGATTGTAGATAAAATTCCTGAAATCAGGGAAAAAACAGGTGATCGTGCAATTCTTCGTGCGTACCACTTCCAGGGCGACAATGCACGTGTTGTAAAACAAGTAGAGGCTTTGGAAAACAATGATTTTAAAGCTTTCCTTGAAATGGTTGTTGAGTCGGGTTACAGCTCCTACATGTATAATCAGAATATTTTTGATGTAGTTCATAAAGACGAACAAGTTGTTTCGCTTGGTCTGGCATTGAGCGAAATGGTGCTGAAAGGCAGCGGTGCATGGCGTGTTCACGGAGGTGGATTTGGTGGAACTATCCAGGCATTTGTTCCACAGGAAAAACTGGATGAATACGTAGAAGTTTTAGAACATGTTTACGGAAAAGGAACCTGTCATAAATTGTTTATCCGCTCTAAAGGTTCGATAAAGCTTGACTTGTAG
- a CDS encoding metallophosphoesterase: MYDIIGDVHGYAAQLKKLLTEMGYRKTNGSYWHPTRKAIFVGDFINRGPEIRKTIRTIKAMVENGNAYAVLGNHELNAIIYHLKDKQGKSIISKPSKYFLSLFKTINEYSLGSKELNEQLRWMRTLPLYLDLGEIRVVHACWCEDAIKVADSLYEDGRIRKSVFRKVYKKSSSAEAKSVWRLTKGVYLKLPPDIRVMNNKGVSPRSFRIQWWDNLAGKTFREASFESKYTMPSYTIPPEIVPETFPYPDDAPIVFFGHYCRGAGPYIIKHNVCCVDSCVAGTKSLLAYRWSGEKELDMNHLVKI, encoded by the coding sequence ATGTACGACATTATTGGAGATGTTCATGGATATGCAGCCCAGCTAAAAAAGCTTTTAACAGAAATGGGCTATCGGAAAACGAATGGAAGTTATTGGCATCCTACCCGAAAAGCAATTTTTGTAGGCGATTTTATCAACCGTGGGCCTGAGATCAGAAAAACAATTCGAACCATTAAGGCGATGGTTGAAAACGGCAACGCATATGCTGTGCTTGGTAATCATGAACTCAATGCTATTATTTATCACCTGAAAGACAAGCAGGGAAAATCTATTATTTCAAAACCGAGTAAATACTTTTTATCGCTTTTTAAAACCATTAACGAATACTCGTTAGGATCAAAAGAATTGAATGAACAGTTGAGATGGATGCGCACTTTACCACTTTATTTGGATCTAGGCGAAATAAGAGTGGTGCATGCTTGTTGGTGCGAAGATGCCATTAAAGTTGCCGACTCTTTGTATGAAGATGGCAGAATAAGAAAGAGTGTGTTTCGTAAAGTATATAAGAAATCAAGTTCAGCTGAAGCGAAAAGTGTGTGGCGGCTTACAAAAGGTGTTTACCTGAAATTACCGCCCGATATAAGGGTTATGAATAACAAAGGTGTTTCGCCACGTTCTTTCCGAATTCAATGGTGGGATAACCTGGCCGGAAAAACATTTAGAGAAGCTTCGTTTGAAAGTAAATATACAATGCCGTCGTATACCATTCCTCCCGAAATTGTACCCGAGACATTTCCGTATCCCGATGATGCGCCGATTGTTTTCTTCGGACACTATTGTCGTGGGGCAGGACCGTACATAATAAAACACAATGTTTGTTGCGTTGATTCATGTGTTGCAGGCACAAAATCACTTTTGGCGTATCGGTGGAGTGGTGAAAAGGAGCTAGATATGAATCATTTAGTGAAAATATAG
- a CDS encoding aldose epimerase family protein, whose translation MKITATTFGTLKDGREARLFTLSNDTIKIKITNYGAIITAIDMPNKNGSIDNIVCGFDKLETYQSDEYLAGYPYFGAIIGRFGNRIANGHLEIEGKTYEMAINNGPNHLHGGLEGFDKKLFDAELIESEKEVGVKLSYLSPDGEENYPGNLKVTCIYTLNEENDLAIQYYAETDKTTVVNLTNHTYFNLTGGKENILNHELELNATKITDMVEQIPTGKILPVVGTAFDFTSPKKINTDGLEMGYDDNFVFDNEDGDLIMAGTLSEAKSGRQVEVYTTQPGMQVYTGYWIPEFTIDGKKKFGSYSGIALETQHYPDSVHHPKFPTTFLKPGELYDQKTIYKFITE comes from the coding sequence ATGAAAATAACTGCAACAACATTCGGAACATTAAAAGATGGACGCGAAGCCCGGCTTTTTACCCTTAGTAACGATACCATTAAAATTAAAATAACCAACTACGGTGCCATCATAACAGCCATAGATATGCCAAACAAAAATGGCTCGATAGACAATATTGTGTGTGGTTTCGACAAATTGGAAACCTACCAAAGCGACGAATACCTGGCAGGCTATCCGTATTTCGGAGCCATTATTGGAAGGTTTGGAAACCGTATTGCCAATGGGCACCTTGAAATTGAAGGCAAAACATACGAAATGGCCATTAACAATGGCCCCAACCATCTGCATGGCGGTTTGGAAGGATTCGACAAAAAATTGTTTGATGCCGAGCTTATTGAATCGGAAAAAGAAGTAGGCGTAAAATTAAGCTACTTAAGCCCCGACGGAGAAGAAAACTACCCGGGCAATTTAAAAGTTACCTGTATTTATACACTGAACGAAGAAAACGACCTGGCCATTCAGTATTATGCCGAAACTGATAAAACAACCGTGGTTAACCTGACAAACCATACCTATTTCAACTTAACTGGTGGAAAAGAAAATATCCTGAACCACGAGCTGGAATTAAATGCCACCAAAATTACGGATATGGTAGAGCAAATTCCAACCGGAAAAATTCTTCCGGTGGTTGGAACTGCCTTCGATTTTACCTCGCCCAAGAAAATTAACACCGACGGACTTGAGATGGGCTACGACGACAACTTTGTTTTTGACAATGAAGATGGCGACCTGATTATGGCCGGAACGCTAAGCGAAGCAAAAAGCGGACGACAAGTAGAAGTATATACTACTCAGCCGGGAATGCAGGTTTATACCGGCTATTGGATTCCGGAGTTTACCATCGATGGCAAGAAGAAATTCGGAAGCTATTCGGGTATTGCATTGGAGACGCAACACTACCCCGACTCGGTACACCACCCAAAATTTCCAACTACATTTTTAAAGCCCGGAGAGCTGTACGATCAGAAAACGATTTATAAATTTATTACCGAATAA
- a CDS encoding porin family protein, whose amino-acid sequence MKKFTSLLFVACFMLLAIQSMAQYSSVTFFGGANMATTDMKFGTGETDVEDSYKPLYGFNIGALYEYVMNKDKSQEIAVEGGLLFETKGFDKKLEASENKTTLYFVDVPVYLKYIHRFRSLNKIYLGVGGFAGMGLFGNESITPESLDTNNKLEWGSEGKYERLDYGVSAKAGFLLERGLNICVSYDYGLADIATLENQEAKTRVLRLSLGYTLRLDD is encoded by the coding sequence ATGAAAAAATTTACCTCTCTATTATTCGTTGCATGTTTTATGCTGCTTGCAATTCAATCAATGGCACAATATTCATCCGTTACATTCTTTGGTGGTGCAAATATGGCCACAACCGATATGAAATTTGGAACGGGAGAGACGGATGTTGAAGATTCGTATAAACCGTTGTACGGATTTAATATAGGTGCTTTGTATGAATATGTTATGAATAAAGACAAATCGCAGGAGATCGCCGTTGAAGGTGGATTATTATTTGAAACAAAAGGTTTTGATAAAAAACTGGAAGCATCAGAAAATAAAACCACGCTATATTTTGTTGATGTTCCGGTTTATCTAAAGTACATTCATCGTTTTCGGTCGTTAAATAAAATTTACCTTGGAGTTGGTGGATTTGCCGGAATGGGATTGTTTGGTAATGAATCTATTACTCCCGAAAGTTTAGACACTAACAATAAATTAGAATGGGGTTCAGAAGGAAAATATGAACGCTTAGATTATGGTGTATCTGCTAAAGCAGGATTTCTTTTGGAGAGAGGTTTAAATATTTGTGTTTCCTACGATTATGGATTGGCTGATATTGCCACATTGGAAAATCAGGAGGCCAAAACAAGAGTTTTACGTTTATCGCTTGGTTATACATTAAGATTAGACGATTAA
- a CDS encoding AraC family transcriptional regulator, which produces MKTGSENIPVYSLHNFSSKERASQQFQVEVFDANRHFAVKYPHRHDFFEVLYLQKGSGSHVIDGNKYDIEPPCIFFMSPGQAHKIEFSHDIDGFIFIFTADFYLLNQRNPNRLIEFPFFFTIRQDNPPLRLNNENDKRFLESLFKKGINEIRRPEGYSIDILRSVLDLILTTCASLYPYDENRWKGKGHIVVKKFFQLLEEHFHENLSVAQYADIMALTPNHLTQTVNQLTGKTSSQIIKSKQIIEIKRLLVHTNLSVSEIAAKMNFPDQSYFAKFFKREVGLSPLQFRSQSL; this is translated from the coding sequence GTGAAAACAGGTTCTGAAAATATACCGGTATACAGCTTGCACAATTTTAGTTCGAAAGAACGGGCAAGCCAGCAGTTTCAGGTAGAAGTATTTGATGCGAACCGGCATTTTGCTGTAAAGTACCCACATCGCCACGATTTTTTTGAGGTGTTGTATCTGCAAAAGGGAAGTGGCTCGCATGTTATCGACGGAAATAAATACGATATCGAGCCGCCCTGTATATTTTTTATGTCGCCCGGACAGGCGCACAAAATCGAGTTCTCGCACGATATTGATGGATTCATTTTTATTTTTACTGCCGATTTTTACCTGCTCAATCAGCGAAATCCCAACCGTTTAATCGAGTTTCCTTTCTTTTTTACCATTCGGCAGGATAACCCGCCATTGCGTTTAAATAATGAGAACGACAAACGTTTTCTGGAGAGTTTGTTTAAAAAAGGTATTAACGAAATTCGCAGGCCCGAAGGTTATTCTATCGATATTTTACGATCGGTGCTCGACCTCATTTTAACAACTTGTGCTTCGCTTTACCCGTACGACGAAAACCGTTGGAAAGGAAAAGGGCACATTGTGGTGAAAAAATTCTTTCAATTACTGGAAGAGCATTTTCACGAAAACCTTTCGGTGGCACAGTATGCCGATATTATGGCGCTAACGCCAAATCATTTAACCCAAACGGTAAACCAGCTTACCGGGAAAACTTCGTCGCAAATTATTAAATCGAAACAAATTATTGAGATTAAACGTCTGTTGGTACATACCAATCTCAGTGTTTCGGAAATTGCTGCAAAAATGAACTTTCCCGATCAAAGTTACTTTGCCAAATTTTTTAAACGCGAAGTCGGTCTGTCGCCCTTGCAGTTCCGTTCGCAATCGCTCTAA
- a CDS encoding GntR family transcriptional regulator: MPRRRVISINAKSSVPKYRQIIDSVINSIEKRHLKKGDKVPSINQICSEFNLSRDTVMFAFNELKAKGILKSQPGKGYYIASTEIKVEERVFILFDELNAFKEDLYNSLINSLKGKATVEVYFHHFNYKVFKNLITESIGNYTSYLIMPATFDNTGHLLSKLPQDRVYIIDRLKPELSKYPVVYQDFEQDFYDALVEGKEMIEKYRKLVFVNPGGKEPAERSEGFRRFCEENNFRYEIVKSLTGVKPSLWEAYFLISDRDLVEMVKIAKYCKFKLGKKFGIVSFNDTMLKEVVSGGITTISTDFTEMGKMLANMVITRDKSQVRNRARMIVRNSL; the protein is encoded by the coding sequence ATGCCAAGAAGAAGAGTAATTTCGATCAACGCCAAATCATCGGTACCGAAGTATCGTCAGATAATAGATTCGGTAATAAATTCAATTGAAAAACGACATTTAAAGAAAGGAGATAAGGTCCCTTCGATAAATCAGATATGTTCAGAATTTAATCTTAGCCGCGACACGGTAATGTTTGCCTTTAACGAGCTAAAAGCGAAAGGCATTCTGAAAAGTCAGCCCGGAAAGGGCTATTATATTGCCAGCACCGAGATAAAAGTTGAAGAGCGTGTTTTTATTTTGTTCGATGAGCTGAACGCATTTAAAGAAGACCTTTACAACTCACTAATCAATTCGCTAAAAGGCAAAGCTACGGTTGAGGTGTATTTTCATCATTTTAACTACAAAGTTTTTAAGAATCTGATAACGGAAAGTATCGGGAATTATACATCGTATTTAATTATGCCGGCTACCTTCGATAATACCGGACATTTATTATCGAAACTACCGCAAGACCGGGTCTATATTATCGACCGCTTAAAGCCCGAGTTGTCAAAATATCCGGTTGTTTACCAGGATTTTGAACAGGATTTTTACGACGCTTTAGTAGAAGGAAAGGAGATGATTGAAAAATACCGGAAACTGGTGTTTGTAAATCCCGGGGGAAAGGAGCCGGCTGAACGATCGGAAGGATTTAGGCGGTTTTGCGAGGAAAATAATTTTCGGTACGAGATTGTAAAATCGCTTACCGGCGTAAAACCATCGTTGTGGGAAGCTTACTTTCTGATATCTGACCGTGACCTGGTTGAGATGGTGAAGATTGCCAAATACTGTAAGTTTAAATTGGGGAAAAAATTTGGCATTGTTTCCTTTAATGACACCATGTTAAAAGAAGTGGTTTCAGGGGGGATAACAACCATTTCAACCGATTTTACTGAAATGGGAAAAATGCTGGCCAATATGGTTATAACTCGCGATAAGTCGCAGGTTCGGAACAGAGCGCGGATGATTGTCAGAAATAGTTTATAA